In a single window of the Prochlorococcus marinus str. AS9601 genome:
- a CDS encoding 3'-5' exonuclease → MELFNKKELNQLDFLHDQINTNPSEERVTNKNKKIEKILILDTETTGLDENKDEVIEIGCILFDVSFKCVLSQVSFLFPVNNNEAEHVNGISAEVTNISQPWEDGLNFFLKLVDSSDFIVAHNVEFDKKWFGKGRLPKLNKKWICSLEDINWSFQKSLKTRPSVTDLALSFSIPVWNLHRALSDCFYLSEVFKKCDNLEELLLKATEPRFLYKALVSYEDRSLPKNAGFKWNSPVQGAWSRKLTTDEAKNLDFRVEILN, encoded by the coding sequence TTGGAACTATTTAACAAAAAAGAATTAAATCAATTGGATTTTCTTCATGATCAAATTAACACCAATCCCTCTGAAGAGAGAGTAACGAATAAAAATAAAAAAATTGAAAAAATTTTAATTCTTGATACTGAAACAACAGGTTTAGACGAAAATAAAGATGAAGTGATAGAAATAGGTTGCATCTTATTTGATGTGTCTTTTAAATGTGTACTTTCACAAGTTTCTTTTTTATTTCCAGTTAATAATAATGAAGCCGAACATGTAAATGGTATATCTGCAGAAGTAACTAATATCTCTCAACCATGGGAAGATGGATTGAATTTCTTTCTAAAACTTGTTGATTCTTCAGATTTTATAGTTGCTCATAATGTGGAGTTTGATAAGAAATGGTTTGGAAAAGGAAGATTACCTAAGCTTAATAAGAAATGGATATGTAGTTTAGAGGATATTAATTGGTCTTTTCAAAAATCACTAAAAACAAGACCTTCAGTAACTGATCTAGCCTTATCTTTTTCAATACCAGTTTGGAATTTACATAGAGCTTTATCTGATTGCTTTTACTTATCTGAGGTCTTCAAAAAATGCGACAACTTAGAGGAACTTTTACTTAAAGCTACTGAACCGAGGTTTTTATACAAGGCTTTGGTTAGTTATGAAGATAGGTCTTTACCTAAAAATGCAGGGTTCAAATGGAATAGTCCTGTGCAAGGAGCTTGGTCAAGAAAATTAACTACTGATGAGGCAAAAAATCTTGATTTTAGAGTTGAGATTTTGAATTAA
- the hisS gene encoding histidine--tRNA ligase, with protein MNNLKNLRGTVDLFPDQLIKWQNVEKILLEQLSRASIKEIRTPILEMTELFIRGIGEGTDVVSKEMYTFLDRGERSCTLRPEGTASVARALIQNGISSNPIQKLWYMGPMFRYERPQAGRQRQFHQLGVEFIGHDSVRSDVEIIALAWDILRKLGIKELNLEINTLGDTNDRSNFQKSFLKWLETNKDSLDLDSQNRISKNPLRILDSKNIQTKKVLENAPRLFNFLSEKSHNRYLDLKRQLEVLKIPYVENFNLVRGLDYYTHTAFEITSGALGSQATVCGGGRYDDLIKQMGGPNTPAIGFAIGLERLILLAGKELEIPRNTDIYIINKGLVAESLAMDLSRKLRNYDLLVELDLSGASFSKQFKKANKLKSKSIIVIGEDEAVNGEFIIRLFDQSGNGNEEEVISFENDIKLENWINNNLLVK; from the coding sequence TTGAATAACTTAAAAAACCTAAGAGGAACAGTAGACCTATTTCCTGATCAATTAATAAAGTGGCAAAACGTTGAAAAAATTTTATTAGAGCAGCTCTCTAGAGCATCCATCAAAGAAATAAGAACACCAATATTGGAAATGACCGAATTATTTATAAGAGGAATTGGTGAAGGAACAGATGTTGTCAGTAAGGAAATGTATACATTTCTTGATAGGGGGGAGAGGTCTTGCACTCTAAGACCTGAAGGAACAGCCTCAGTCGCACGAGCGTTAATACAAAACGGAATATCTTCTAATCCTATTCAAAAACTTTGGTACATGGGTCCTATGTTTCGATACGAAAGACCTCAAGCTGGCAGGCAAAGACAGTTTCATCAATTAGGTGTTGAGTTTATAGGACATGATTCAGTTAGAAGTGATGTTGAAATTATTGCTTTAGCTTGGGATATATTACGCAAATTAGGAATAAAAGAACTCAATCTTGAAATAAATACGTTAGGTGATACTAATGACAGATCAAATTTTCAAAAATCTTTTTTAAAATGGTTAGAAACAAATAAAGATTCTCTAGATTTAGATTCTCAGAATAGAATTTCTAAAAACCCTTTGAGGATTTTGGACTCAAAGAATATTCAAACTAAAAAAGTTCTTGAAAATGCACCAAGATTATTTAATTTTTTATCTGAAAAAAGTCATAACAGATATTTAGACTTAAAAAGACAATTAGAGGTTTTAAAAATACCTTATGTAGAAAATTTTAATCTTGTAAGAGGTTTAGATTACTACACTCATACAGCTTTTGAAATTACTAGTGGGGCTTTGGGCTCCCAAGCTACAGTTTGCGGAGGAGGGAGATACGACGATTTAATAAAACAAATGGGAGGGCCAAACACTCCTGCAATTGGTTTCGCTATTGGTTTAGAAAGATTAATTTTACTCGCAGGAAAAGAGCTTGAAATTCCAAGAAATACTGATATCTATATCATTAATAAAGGCTTAGTTGCTGAATCATTAGCAATGGATTTATCAAGAAAATTAAGAAATTACGATTTGTTAGTTGAGTTAGATTTAAGCGGAGCCTCATTCTCTAAGCAATTTAAAAAGGCAAATAAACTTAAATCTAAAAGTATTATTGTTATTGGTGAGGATGAGGCAGTTAATGGGGAATTTATTATAAGGCTCTTTGATCAATCGGGTAATGGGAATGAAGAGGAGGTTATATCTTTTGAGAATGATATTAAATTAGAAAATTGGATAAACAATAACTTACTTGTAAAGTGA
- a CDS encoding TIGR02450 family Trp-rich protein, giving the protein MENYWTSNKPINGLRHFVLVNETKEKGDISFLMVSALDSEINLKTTYEELINSGNWQKGFINLSKHQSITKEYVNYKSINKGKGIDEIFINEDSLFNIS; this is encoded by the coding sequence ATGGAAAATTACTGGACTTCTAATAAACCTATAAATGGATTAAGACATTTTGTTTTAGTAAATGAGACTAAAGAAAAAGGAGATATTAGTTTTTTAATGGTTTCTGCCCTTGATTCTGAAATTAACTTAAAAACTACTTATGAAGAATTAATAAATAGTGGAAATTGGCAGAAGGGTTTTATCAATCTTTCAAAGCATCAATCGATTACAAAAGAATACGTTAACTATAAATCCATCAATAAAGGAAAGGGTATCGATGAGATATTCATTAATGAAGATTCTTTATTTAATATTTCTTAA